The following proteins come from a genomic window of Proteinivorax hydrogeniformans:
- a CDS encoding exodeoxyribonuclease III, whose protein sequence is MKLISWNVNGLRACLKKGFLDSFKDLNADIFAVQETKLQPGQVELDIQGYYDYWSYANKKGYSGTLVLTKTEPLKVQYGIGVEEHDQEGRVITLEFDEFFFVNVYTPNSQRGLTRLDYRIRWEDSFKKYILELDSKKPVILCGDFNVAHKEIDIKNPKSNKKNAGFTIEERDKLSELLKEGFIDTFRYFYPEKEGAYSWWSYMRQARQRNIGWRLDYFVVSKTLKNSLKDAKIYSEIMGSDHCPVGLELK, encoded by the coding sequence ATGAAATTAATATCATGGAATGTTAACGGGCTCAGGGCGTGTTTGAAGAAAGGGTTTTTAGATTCCTTTAAAGATCTAAATGCTGATATCTTCGCTGTACAGGAGACAAAGCTTCAACCAGGACAGGTTGAACTAGATATACAAGGGTATTATGACTATTGGAGCTATGCTAATAAAAAGGGATACTCGGGCACTTTAGTTTTGACAAAAACAGAACCTTTAAAAGTGCAATATGGCATAGGGGTAGAGGAACACGACCAAGAAGGAAGAGTCATTACTTTAGAATTTGATGAGTTCTTTTTTGTTAATGTTTATACACCCAACTCACAAAGAGGACTTACAAGGCTAGATTACAGAATTAGGTGGGAAGATAGCTTTAAAAAGTACATCTTAGAGTTGGACTCTAAAAAACCAGTCATTTTGTGCGGAGACTTTAATGTGGCCCACAAAGAAATTGATATCAAAAATCCAAAAAGCAATAAGAAAAATGCAGGCTTCACAATTGAAGAGCGTGATAAATTATCGGAGCTACTAAAAGAAGGCTTTATCGATACGTTTAGATATTTTTACCCTGAAAAGGAAGGGGCATATTCTTGGTGGTCTTATATGCGTCAAGCTAGACAAAGAAATATAGGTTGGCGTTTGGACTATTTTGTGGTGTCAAAGACTTTAAAAAATAGCCTAAAAGATGCTAAAATTTATAGCGAAATAATGGGGAGCGATCATTGCCCTGTTGGGTTAGAACTAAAATAA
- a CDS encoding AbrB family transcriptional regulator → MLDTLTDTGILVILAIVGWLIFKLLKLPVPSFLGTLTVIGGLRAAGLDLPFAPAFIAPLVQTLLGIYMGAKIDRETIKDLINIIKPAAIIASWSIATVFVLGIILYKITSLDLYTAILSSSMGGLPEMTIIAMDTDSDLGTIIVMHMFKIIVTITFFPIFINYFAKQNGEGIEKKDDSLTENNIKGEVLNFIEKLKFKTIKQAIASIIIAAAGGYIFISFGVPAGVMVGAMLFTGIASLSGLKVIAPSGSAFNFLLLGVGITVADNITRETVDTIVSGELLFPLLISSIFVFGTSYLIALVIHKISKWDFVTCLLAAAPGGFTIMTTLAIQYDKDPFRVSMLHLCRIMIIKFVVPFAFMFLL, encoded by the coding sequence TTGCTCGACACATTAACAGACACAGGGATTTTAGTAATACTAGCGATAGTAGGGTGGCTAATATTTAAGCTTTTAAAACTTCCAGTGCCGTCTTTTTTAGGCACCTTAACTGTTATAGGAGGCCTTAGGGCGGCTGGGCTTGATTTGCCTTTTGCACCAGCTTTTATCGCTCCTTTAGTTCAAACTCTACTAGGGATTTACATGGGAGCAAAGATAGATAGGGAGACGATAAAGGACCTGATTAATATTATTAAACCTGCTGCTATCATCGCTTCTTGGTCGATAGCTACTGTTTTTGTTTTAGGAATCATCCTTTATAAAATAACTTCTCTAGATTTGTACACTGCAATTCTTTCGTCTAGTATGGGCGGGTTGCCGGAGATGACTATAATAGCGATGGATACTGATTCGGACCTAGGCACTATAATAGTGATGCATATGTTTAAAATTATTGTGACAATAACTTTTTTTCCTATTTTTATTAACTATTTTGCCAAGCAAAATGGTGAAGGGATAGAGAAAAAGGATGATAGTTTAACGGAAAATAACATTAAAGGTGAGGTATTGAACTTTATAGAAAAATTAAAGTTTAAAACTATTAAACAAGCGATCGCTTCAATCATTATCGCCGCAGCTGGAGGTTATATATTTATTAGTTTTGGTGTTCCAGCCGGTGTAATGGTAGGAGCTATGCTATTTACAGGGATAGCTTCCCTATCAGGCCTTAAGGTTATAGCACCGTCAGGCTCAGCTTTTAACTTTTTGCTACTAGGGGTAGGTATAACTGTCGCCGATAACATTACCAGGGAAACAGTTGACACCATTGTTTCAGGAGAGCTTTTATTCCCCCTTTTAATATCTTCTATATTTGTGTTCGGAACGTCCTATTTGATAGCTTTAGTTATTCACAAAATTTCTAAATGGGATTTTGTAACTTGTTTGCTTGCTGCAGCACCAGGAGGCTTTACTATAATGACAACACTAGCTATACAATACGATAAAGACCCATTTAGAGTTTCAATGCTGCATTTATGTAGGATTATGATTATTAAATTTGTAGTTCCTTTTGCTTTTATGTTTCTTTTATAG
- the yfcC gene encoding putative basic amino acid antiporter YfcC: MSKPKFKAPDTYVIIFFVVLAAALLTFIIPTGTFETREVTVEELDDTRTVVDPESFEYVLDEDGNKVREGISIFEPFGGVGFLNYVFEGLVTGSKWGAAVGIVAFILVIGGSFGIILRTGAVNAGILATIKRTKGREVLIIPVMFFLFSLGGAIFGMSEEAMAFAMIVIPIMVAMGYDSIVGICITYVATQIGFATSWMNPFGVAIAQGVAEVPVYSGAGFRMVLWAIFTTVGIAYVYSYAKKIKADPRSSLAYKTDQLHHKSPESAEGDQNIEEFKLGHGLVLLTMAAGIVWIIWGVVKHAYYIPELATQFFTMGLICGIIGVIFKLNDMGVNDIAQSFRVGVQDLVGAAMVVGMAQGIILVLGGTDPESGTVLNTMLNWVGGTIGALPATLSAWFMYVFQSVFNFFVVSGSGQAALVMPLMAPLADLVGVSRQVAVLAYQLGDGFTNMIVPTSASLMGVLAVARLDWSKWVKFIIKFQILLFIMGSISIIAAVILGLQ, from the coding sequence ATGTCAAAACCTAAGTTTAAGGCTCCAGACACTTATGTAATTATTTTCTTTGTGGTGTTAGCAGCTGCTCTGTTAACCTTTATTATCCCTACAGGGACATTTGAGACAAGAGAGGTGACTGTTGAAGAGTTAGACGACACAAGAACTGTGGTTGATCCTGAATCTTTCGAATATGTTCTTGACGAAGATGGAAATAAGGTTCGAGAGGGGATTTCAATTTTTGAACCCTTTGGTGGTGTAGGTTTCTTAAATTATGTATTTGAAGGGCTTGTTACAGGAAGTAAATGGGGCGCAGCCGTAGGAATCGTTGCGTTTATACTAGTTATCGGAGGCTCCTTCGGGATTATTTTAAGAACAGGGGCTGTAAATGCAGGTATTTTAGCTACGATTAAAAGAACTAAAGGTAGAGAAGTTTTAATCATCCCTGTTATGTTTTTCTTATTTTCTTTAGGTGGAGCAATTTTTGGGATGAGTGAAGAAGCAATGGCTTTTGCGATGATAGTAATACCTATAATGGTAGCTATGGGCTATGACTCAATTGTAGGAATATGTATAACCTATGTCGCAACACAAATTGGATTTGCTACCTCGTGGATGAACCCGTTTGGGGTTGCGATAGCGCAAGGGGTTGCAGAAGTGCCGGTGTACTCTGGTGCAGGATTTAGAATGGTGTTATGGGCAATATTTACAACAGTTGGTATAGCTTATGTATACTCTTATGCTAAAAAGATAAAAGCCGACCCACGCAGTTCTTTAGCTTACAAGACTGACCAACTTCACCATAAAAGCCCAGAAAGCGCTGAAGGTGATCAAAACATAGAAGAGTTTAAGCTTGGACATGGTCTGGTCTTGCTGACGATGGCGGCAGGTATTGTTTGGATTATATGGGGTGTAGTAAAGCATGCATACTATATTCCAGAGTTAGCTACCCAGTTTTTCACAATGGGGCTTATTTGTGGTATTATAGGTGTTATTTTCAAGCTAAATGATATGGGAGTTAACGATATTGCTCAGTCATTTAGAGTTGGTGTTCAAGATCTAGTTGGCGCTGCAATGGTTGTGGGAATGGCACAAGGAATTATCTTAGTTTTAGGTGGAACAGATCCAGAAAGTGGAACTGTGCTAAATACTATGCTAAATTGGGTAGGAGGTACTATAGGGGCACTGCCTGCTACACTTTCTGCTTGGTTTATGTATGTTTTCCAATCTGTATTTAACTTTTTCGTAGTTTCCGGTTCGGGTCAGGCAGCTCTTGTTATGCCATTAATGGCTCCTCTTGCAGACTTAGTAGGTGTATCAAGACAGGTAGCTGTATTAGCTTATCAATTAGGTGATGGGTTTACAAACATGATTGTTCCTACGTCAGCTTCTTTGATGGGTGTATTAGCAGTTGCTCGCCTAGACTGGAGTAAATGGGTAAAGTTTATTATTAAGTTCCAGATTTTATTATTTATAATGGGATCAATAAGTATTATAGCGGCAGTTATTTTGGGATTACAGTAA
- a CDS encoding class I SAM-dependent methyltransferase — MTNLLIGNETLDYCSSAIIHQKTIDYYNQRAEEFSSETLNIDFENQRNMFLKNLKSGAHILDLGCGAGRDSKAFLEKCYKVTAMDGSKKMCEIASKNIGQRVICKNFHELDEKDKFDDIWANASLLHVPSVELYDIFKKLSLALKSGGCLYVSFKYGEFEGVRDSCDGRYFTDFTEENLRWMLSSFSELNFLEIKTTRDLRANKEGEKWLNAVIKKN; from the coding sequence TTGACCAATCTTCTAATAGGTAACGAAACATTGGATTATTGTAGCTCAGCAATAATTCACCAAAAAACTATCGATTACTATAATCAAAGAGCAGAGGAGTTTAGCTCAGAAACTTTAAATATTGATTTTGAAAATCAGCGTAATATGTTTTTAAAGAACTTAAAATCAGGAGCTCATATTTTAGACTTAGGCTGTGGAGCGGGACGTGATAGCAAGGCATTTTTAGAAAAATGTTACAAAGTTACAGCTATGGATGGTTCTAAGAAAATGTGTGAGATAGCAAGTAAAAACATAGGTCAAAGGGTTATCTGCAAAAATTTTCATGAGCTTGATGAAAAAGATAAATTTGACGATATCTGGGCAAATGCATCCTTGCTTCACGTGCCATCTGTAGAGCTATATGATATTTTTAAAAAGCTTTCGCTAGCTTTAAAGTCGGGAGGTTGTCTATACGTTTCCTTCAAATACGGAGAATTTGAAGGTGTTCGAGATAGTTGTGATGGAAGGTACTTTACTGATTTTACTGAAGAAAACCTGCGCTGGATGCTATCAAGTTTTTCGGAGCTTAATTTTTTAGAGATAAAAACAACTAGAGACTTAAGAGCGAATAAAGAAGGAGAAAAATGGTTAAATGCTGTTATTAAAAAAAATTAG
- a CDS encoding ABC transporter ATP-binding protein: MAMLKVSNLTKKFGDFTALKDVNLEVNKGEVYGFIGPNGAGKTTTIRVLLGILKATKGSASIFGKDAWKDAVDIHKNIAYVPGDVNLWPNLTGGEVIDLFVRLRGSNNKSKREELVKKFNLDPTKKCRTYSKGNRQKVALIAAFASEADVYILDEPTSGLDPLMEKVFQQCVIDAKKEGKSILLSSHILSEVERLCDKVSIIREGEIIESGSLKELRHLTRTNIRLETKKPIADLNKIKGVHDIEEKEGALSFQVDTEELGNIIKYVSQYDVAKLESAPPTLEDLFMRHYEGAGGAK; encoded by the coding sequence ATGGCGATGCTTAAGGTAAGTAACCTGACAAAAAAGTTTGGAGATTTTACTGCTTTAAAAGATGTAAACCTAGAGGTAAATAAGGGGGAGGTTTATGGGTTTATAGGACCCAATGGTGCCGGCAAGACTACCACCATTCGTGTGCTTTTGGGGATTTTAAAGGCTACAAAAGGAAGCGCCAGTATTTTTGGTAAAGATGCCTGGAAAGATGCTGTGGATATTCACAAAAATATTGCCTATGTACCAGGAGATGTAAACTTGTGGCCTAACCTAACCGGCGGTGAAGTTATCGATCTTTTTGTCAGACTTAGGGGCTCAAATAATAAAAGTAAACGAGAGGAACTGGTCAAAAAGTTTAATCTTGACCCAACCAAAAAGTGTAGAACATACTCAAAAGGTAACAGACAGAAGGTTGCGTTAATTGCTGCTTTTGCTTCTGAGGCAGACGTTTATATCCTAGATGAGCCTACATCTGGCCTTGATCCTTTGATGGAAAAGGTGTTTCAACAGTGTGTTATAGATGCAAAAAAAGAAGGCAAAAGCATTCTGCTTTCTAGTCATATCTTATCTGAGGTTGAAAGATTATGTGATAAGGTAAGCATTATACGCGAAGGAGAGATTATTGAATCCGGTAGCTTAAAGGAACTTCGTCACCTAACTAGAACTAATATACGTTTAGAAACTAAAAAACCGATAGCCGATTTAAATAAGATCAAAGGGGTTCATGACATAGAAGAAAAAGAAGGCGCCTTATCATTTCAGGTAGATACAGAGGAGCTAGGAAATATTATCAAGTATGTTAGTCAATACGATGTTGCAAAATTAGAAAGCGCGCCGCCTACTTTAGAAGACTTATTTATGCGCCATTATGAAGGAGCTGGAGGTGCTAAGTAA
- a CDS encoding sigma 54-interacting transcriptional regulator encodes MQVCRKLTLITGSVGTCNALKVQLEEYIPTCVTIQAYPLDGISKPPSDFGDVVLFSSSLVKRELEEDWNCMIPKGVQIIIADRTINYEFIDRIVLLSPKTKVLFVSDAKESAEEGIRALKEVGIDHLDLYPYYPGLSNCEKSKITKDTDIAITPGEKDKVLDHIRKVYDIGPRLLDFPTIFKLLRAVGQLETRARHFSIKYIQKIIILAKKLSHSTNYISELNHHLTTVIDGIEDGLVVFDSRGIISVHNEKFRKMLDIPALNLRGVKISELIYNKKLVEFLMNHRLDDELTLDINSDKVLVSKFKLTDNDHIVARFLSHKNSVEYKEKENIKQGHFAKYTFENIVGESSLMNQTKNIAKKLAKTELTILLHGESGTGKELFASAIHNSSPMGDAPFLAVNFSSLSDDLIESELFGYEPGAFTGASKKGKLGLFEQAEGGTIFLDEIGDSSLKVQAKLLRVLQEKEVMRIGDTKIRPVNVRIIAATNQDLKMLMKQGQFRKDLYYRLKMGYMKIPPLRQRKEDISELFNQLIDTETTEKITVDKEVILALQNYDWPGNVRELRNLVSYMLALRDCNHLTIDDVPSWGYFEEGPKIEEQEEINLKDALSDSELFILQCIYDLKEENKTAGRKILSELSKQSSIYLTEGKIRTILDRLEKKGYILKSKGSGSVLTKKGKKVIDGNQG; translated from the coding sequence ATGCAAGTTTGCAGAAAGTTAACTTTAATAACTGGTTCAGTTGGAACCTGCAATGCTTTAAAAGTTCAATTAGAAGAATATATTCCTACATGTGTTACTATTCAAGCTTACCCATTAGATGGTATAAGCAAACCTCCTTCAGATTTCGGAGATGTTGTGCTATTTTCAAGCTCACTAGTTAAAAGAGAGCTCGAAGAAGACTGGAATTGTATGATACCTAAAGGAGTGCAAATCATTATTGCCGATAGGACAATAAACTATGAGTTTATTGATCGGATAGTGTTGCTATCACCGAAGACTAAGGTGCTTTTTGTAAGTGATGCAAAAGAATCAGCTGAAGAAGGGATTAGAGCTTTAAAAGAAGTGGGAATAGACCACTTAGATCTTTACCCATATTATCCAGGTTTGAGTAATTGTGAAAAGTCAAAAATCACTAAAGACACTGATATTGCCATAACACCTGGGGAAAAAGACAAGGTTTTAGATCATATTCGTAAGGTGTATGATATCGGGCCGAGACTTTTAGATTTTCCCACTATCTTTAAACTTTTAAGAGCGGTTGGTCAATTGGAAACTAGAGCGAGACATTTTTCAATAAAATATATACAAAAGATCATTATTCTTGCAAAGAAACTATCCCACTCTACTAATTACATATCGGAACTTAATCACCACCTAACTACTGTTATTGACGGTATAGAAGACGGTCTAGTGGTTTTTGACTCCCGCGGAATAATCAGTGTACATAATGAAAAGTTTAGAAAAATGTTAGATATACCTGCTTTGAACTTACGAGGCGTTAAGATTAGTGAACTAATTTATAACAAAAAGCTTGTTGAATTCTTAATGAATCATCGTTTAGATGATGAACTAACTTTGGATATTAATAGTGATAAAGTTTTAGTTTCTAAATTTAAATTAACTGATAACGATCATATTGTCGCTCGTTTTTTAAGCCATAAAAATAGCGTCGAATATAAAGAAAAGGAAAACATTAAGCAGGGACATTTTGCAAAATACACCTTTGAGAATATAGTAGGAGAAAGTTCGTTAATGAATCAGACCAAAAACATCGCTAAAAAGCTGGCAAAAACGGAGCTCACTATTTTGTTACATGGGGAAAGCGGAACAGGTAAAGAGTTATTTGCGAGTGCAATCCATAATTCATCTCCTATGGGTGATGCACCTTTTTTAGCAGTAAACTTTAGCTCCTTATCAGACGATCTTATAGAAAGTGAGCTGTTTGGCTATGAACCAGGAGCCTTTACCGGAGCCTCGAAAAAAGGAAAACTTGGACTTTTTGAGCAAGCTGAAGGAGGAACCATATTTTTAGATGAAATAGGGGATAGCTCGCTTAAGGTACAAGCTAAACTTTTAAGGGTTTTACAAGAAAAAGAGGTAATGCGCATAGGAGATACCAAAATTAGGCCGGTAAATGTTAGAATAATTGCTGCAACAAATCAAGATTTAAAGATGCTTATGAAGCAGGGACAGTTTAGAAAAGACTTATATTATAGGCTAAAAATGGGTTATATGAAAATCCCTCCTTTAAGACAGAGAAAGGAGGATATCTCTGAGCTGTTTAACCAGCTTATTGACACAGAAACCACAGAAAAAATCACCGTAGATAAAGAGGTGATTTTAGCTTTGCAAAACTATGATTGGCCTGGAAATGTAAGGGAGCTTAGAAACTTAGTTAGCTATATGTTGGCACTTCGTGATTGTAACCACCTAACCATAGACGATGTTCCGTCCTGGGGTTATTTTGAAGAAGGTCCCAAAATAGAAGAACAGGAGGAGATAAACTTAAAAGATGCTCTTTCTGACAGCGAACTTTTTATATTGCAGTGTATTTATGATTTGAAGGAAGAAAACAAAACAGCGGGAAGAAAGATACTGTCAGAGCTAAGCAAACAAAGTTCTATTTACTTGACGGAAGGTAAGATTCGAACAATTTTGGACAGGTTAGAGAAAAAAGGATATATTCTCAAGAGTAAAGGTAGCGGAAGTGTTTTAACCAAAAAAGGTAAAAAGGTTATCGATGGCAACCAGGGTTAA
- a CDS encoding septal ring lytic transglycosylase RlpA family protein → MPVLLLATFLVAGSAYSQNNPEITIFKDEEAITVTTAKEQVGEILKLAEVDINEYHKVYPDVDEVLETGYIYIETGKKVTVLVDGEEEEVISWEDNVKGVLSSLQLELDDDDFINLDKETVLKEGLEIHITRVEKDLVYEEEEIDFETRYVDNSSVTPGGTEVKSEGSKGLRKKTFEYVFYDGEKVSREMIKDEIVKEPKDRVIYVGPEKPEPKPPREERPPQPSRGGSGRVSKAIGTTYTGSASYYGSELHGNRTANGEVFDKNQLTAAHPFLEFGTIVRVTLKSTGRSVDVRINDDGPHVSGRIIDLSKAAAREIGLVGPGIGDVKVEVIK, encoded by the coding sequence TTGCCAGTACTTTTACTTGCGACATTTTTAGTAGCTGGGTCTGCGTACTCACAAAACAATCCTGAAATCACAATTTTTAAAGATGAAGAAGCAATTACGGTTACTACAGCTAAAGAACAAGTTGGCGAGATACTTAAACTAGCTGAAGTTGATATTAACGAATATCATAAGGTATATCCCGATGTTGATGAAGTATTGGAAACAGGATATATTTATATAGAAACTGGCAAAAAAGTTACTGTATTAGTTGACGGTGAAGAAGAAGAGGTAATAAGCTGGGAAGATAATGTTAAGGGCGTGCTGTCATCATTACAGCTAGAGTTAGACGATGATGACTTTATAAATTTAGATAAGGAAACTGTTTTAAAAGAAGGGTTAGAGATTCATATTACTAGAGTTGAAAAAGACCTTGTATACGAAGAGGAAGAAATAGATTTTGAAACTAGGTATGTTGATAATTCAAGCGTTACTCCCGGTGGCACTGAGGTTAAAAGCGAGGGAAGTAAAGGGCTTAGGAAGAAAACCTTTGAGTATGTGTTTTATGATGGAGAAAAAGTAAGTAGAGAAATGATTAAAGATGAGATAGTTAAAGAGCCAAAAGATAGGGTGATTTACGTAGGCCCAGAAAAGCCTGAGCCCAAACCTCCTAGAGAGGAAAGGCCTCCACAGCCATCGCGAGGTGGTTCTGGTAGGGTGAGCAAAGCAATAGGCACAACATATACAGGGAGTGCTTCCTATTATGGAAGCGAGCTTCATGGTAATCGTACTGCTAACGGCGAAGTTTTTGACAAAAATCAGCTGACAGCAGCACATCCCTTTTTAGAGTTTGGCACAATTGTTAGAGTGACGTTAAAGTCTACAGGAAGAAGTGTAGATGTTAGGATAAATGATGATGGACCTCATGTTTCTGGACGAATTATTGACTTGTCAAAGGCCGCTGCTCGTGAGATAGGTTTAGTCGGACCGGGAATTGGAGATGTGAAAGTAGAAGTTATAAAATAA
- the iadA gene encoding beta-aspartyl-peptidase yields the protein MITLVKGGEVYSPEKLGQKDILTVGGKVACIKDEISLGEIENNELVEVIDARGKYVFPGFIDGHVHITGGGGEGGFATRTPEIQLTDITTAGITTVIGCLGTDGFTRNMTDLLAKARVLNEEGITAYILSGSYKIPVVTLTGEVEKDIILIPEVLGVGEIALSDHRSFEPSISELKKLVAEVRVSAMLSGKKGAVNVHLGDGRKMFEDIWKVINETEIPPSHFIATHGNRKEEVFNEGLKFMKHGGFLDLTTSTIKKFLESGEVKCSRALRLIHEQNIPFDNLTLSSDGQGSLPNFSESGEYLGLKVGGVKSLYQEVKEAILKEDVPIEKAISTITKNPAVAYGLKDKGELSKGKDADITIVDKPTCEIETVISKGKTLVKEKEILVKGTFE from the coding sequence ATGATAACTTTAGTAAAAGGTGGGGAGGTATACTCTCCTGAAAAATTAGGACAAAAGGACATTTTAACAGTTGGTGGTAAGGTTGCTTGCATAAAAGATGAAATAAGCCTAGGTGAGATAGAAAATAACGAACTGGTAGAAGTAATAGATGCTCGAGGTAAATATGTATTCCCCGGTTTTATAGATGGGCATGTACACATAACAGGTGGGGGTGGCGAAGGTGGTTTTGCCACCCGCACCCCCGAAATTCAGCTTACTGACATCACCACAGCTGGTATAACAACGGTGATTGGATGTTTAGGCACCGATGGTTTTACAAGGAATATGACTGATCTTTTAGCAAAAGCTAGAGTTTTAAATGAAGAAGGTATCACAGCATATATTTTATCAGGCTCTTATAAAATACCTGTTGTCACCTTGACCGGCGAGGTGGAAAAGGATATTATTTTGATCCCTGAGGTACTAGGAGTAGGGGAAATAGCGCTATCTGATCACAGGTCCTTTGAACCCTCGATATCTGAACTTAAAAAACTGGTAGCTGAAGTCAGAGTCTCAGCGATGTTATCGGGCAAAAAAGGAGCAGTTAACGTTCATCTAGGAGATGGGCGAAAAATGTTTGAAGATATTTGGAAAGTTATTAATGAAACAGAAATTCCACCTTCTCACTTTATTGCTACCCATGGCAATAGAAAAGAGGAAGTATTTAACGAAGGGCTAAAGTTTATGAAACATGGTGGTTTTTTAGATCTTACCACAAGTACTATAAAAAAGTTTTTAGAAAGTGGAGAGGTAAAATGCTCCCGTGCGTTAAGATTAATACACGAACAGAATATTCCCTTCGATAATTTAACACTTTCTTCAGATGGGCAGGGAAGCTTGCCAAACTTTTCTGAATCAGGGGAGTATCTAGGGTTAAAGGTAGGAGGAGTTAAATCTTTATACCAGGAAGTTAAAGAAGCTATTTTAAAGGAAGATGTTCCTATAGAAAAAGCCATATCCACAATAACCAAAAATCCAGCTGTGGCTTATGGACTGAAAGATAAAGGGGAGCTAAGCAAAGGAAAAGATGCAGATATTACTATTGTGGATAAACCTACCTGCGAAATAGAAACAGTTATATCAAAAGGTAAAACCCTTGTAAAAGAAAAGGAAATCTTAGTTAAAGGGACTTTTGAGTAA
- a CDS encoding CPBP family intramembrane glutamic endopeptidase: MGLLGSGVLLFIAVGVAAPLFEEIIFRGLIFDELEGKISLKSVIIIQAVVFGVYHMNIAQGVYTTVMGLFLGLSLVWTGSIWAPILIHAGNNIFSIIIGNFPLEHFIDQVTPVGIAFVLISIFIIMPVSLWYLYKSRIDFKLRNPQPEKEVEIISAQSIDVDK; the protein is encoded by the coding sequence ATGGGGCTTTTAGGTAGTGGGGTACTTCTTTTTATTGCTGTAGGAGTGGCGGCTCCACTTTTTGAAGAGATTATTTTTAGAGGACTGATATTTGATGAACTGGAAGGAAAAATTTCGCTTAAATCTGTTATAATAATACAAGCGGTTGTATTTGGGGTCTATCATATGAATATAGCTCAAGGTGTTTACACTACGGTGATGGGACTATTTTTAGGGTTATCTCTTGTATGGACTGGATCTATATGGGCTCCCATTTTAATACATGCAGGTAATAATATTTTTAGCATTATCATAGGAAACTTTCCGCTTGAACACTTTATAGATCAAGTAACACCGGTAGGGATTGCTTTTGTGCTGATTTCTATTTTTATTATAATGCCTGTTTCCTTATGGTATCTATATAAGAGTAGAATAGATTTTAAACTCAGAAATCCACAACCTGAAAAAGAAGTTGAAATCATTTCAGCTCAGTCTATTGACGTAGATAAGTAA
- a CDS encoding nucleoside triphosphate pyrophosphohydrolase, with protein sequence MQQEIYNKLVRDKIPEIIKASNKHCECAYVTDSELQKLLDEKLIEEVNEYLESGKTEELADIIEVIYGILKIKGIDSPELEAIRLKKKRERGGFEKGVLLKKVWKEKSGK encoded by the coding sequence GTGCAACAAGAAATATATAACAAGTTGGTACGTGATAAAATACCAGAAATAATTAAAGCTAGCAATAAGCACTGTGAGTGCGCTTATGTAACGGATAGCGAGCTACAAAAGTTATTAGACGAAAAACTTATAGAGGAAGTAAATGAATACTTAGAATCTGGAAAAACCGAGGAACTTGCGGACATTATAGAGGTTATATATGGGATATTGAAAATCAAGGGGATTGATAGCCCAGAATTAGAGGCGATTCGACTAAAGAAGAAAAGAGAGCGGGGAGGATTTGAAAAAGGGGTTTTGCTAAAAAAAGTTTGGAAAGAAAAATCTGGGAAGTGA
- a CDS encoding CPBP family intramembrane glutamic endopeptidase, which yields MVIDMGFPGLVELHIDKMSVLDQGNFLLLLLSIGIAAPFIEEIMFRGLIFNNLKKVVSLKNVVLIQAILFGVYHMSIVQGAYAAMVGVFLGVSLVWTGSIWAPVLIHAGNNIYSTTLTASSLGYFLQHNHQVNGAIFLFSVLILLPFGFGYLYKKRVAFDQSSNR from the coding sequence ATGGTTATTGATATGGGATTTCCAGGATTAGTGGAACTACATATAGATAAAATGTCAGTATTAGATCAAGGTAACTTTTTACTACTTTTACTGAGCATAGGGATAGCTGCTCCATTTATAGAAGAGATAATGTTTAGGGGACTAATTTTTAATAATCTAAAAAAAGTAGTATCATTAAAGAATGTTGTTTTAATTCAAGCTATTTTATTTGGGGTATATCACATGAGTATAGTACAAGGTGCATATGCTGCGATGGTGGGAGTTTTTTTAGGGGTATCACTGGTATGGACTGGCTCAATCTGGGCCCCGGTCTTAATTCATGCTGGAAATAATATATATAGCACCACTTTAACAGCTTCTTCTTTAGGCTACTTTTTACAGCATAATCACCAAGTTAATGGAGCTATATTTTTGTTTTCTGTTTTAATTCTACTGCCATTTGGTTTTGGGTATTTATATAAAAAAAGAGTTGCCTTTGACCAATCTTCTAATAGGTAA